The Panicum virgatum strain AP13 chromosome 5K, P.virgatum_v5, whole genome shotgun sequence genome has a window encoding:
- the LOC120705695 gene encoding putative pentatricopeptide repeat-containing protein At1g17630, with protein MHRLLRAIASPSLGHRQRRRLHSAFAADQPIRHHPPIDSAVPWNKLLRDHLARSRPDLALALYRLMRALSPALPNSYTLPLALRATPSTRIASAVHAHALHLGLHAHPDVAGQILAAYARLGRAADARHVFDALPVRRTTLSWNTLISAYSIGCDPDAARTAFARMVAGGAWPDAVTWTTLLSAHARCGRHPEVLELFRDMHDSGCEGNAEAVAVALSACPYAGGTALAKGRSIHAHGFVKGVVHGYLFVTNSLVCMYGKLGEMEEAEKVFQEAREKNAVTWNALITSYAAAGMCNKALDVLARMEQRGGTVVPNVVSWSAVIGGFTSSGNVEQALELFRQMQQRQLPPNAVTLATVLSSCAELLALRLGQEVHGHTIKTVLDRHSLVQNGLINMYGKCGRVTAARKVFNQMKNSDLISWNSIIGSYGMHGLCDEALAMFEDMARAMVEPDGVTFVAVLSACSHTGRVAEGRRLFNQMVREHKISPSREHFTCMVDLLGRAGLLKDASELIEAMPMRPDLCVWGALLNSCRTHGNAGMAEATIAKVLQAETETTGNHMLITNLYATCGMWDDSKRVRVMTKEAGLRKNPGQSWIEVKNKVFAFTAGNTPLPEAAEIFRVLDDLYGEMEDEKHRVCDAIATIV; from the coding sequence ATGCACCGTCTCCTTCGGGCCATCGCCTCTCCTTCCCTCGGtcaccgccagcgccgccgtctccactccgccttcgccgccgaTCAGCCAATCCGCCACCACCCGCCGATTGACAGCGCCGTCCCATGGAACAAGCTCCTCCGCGACCACCTCGCTCGATCCCGCCCGGACCTCGCCCTCGCGCTCTACCGCCTCATGCGCGCGCTGTCCCCCGCGCTCCCCAACTCCTACACTCTCCCCCTCGCACTCCGCGCCACGCCGTCCACGCGCATCGCCTCCGCCGTCCACGCCCACGCGCTCCACCTCGGCCTTCACGCCCACCCGGACGTCGCCGGCCAGATCCTAGCCGCCTACGCCAGGCTCGGCCGCGCGGCTGACGCCCGCCACGTGTTCGACGCATTGCCGGTCAGAAGGACCACCCTCTCCTGGAACACGCTCATCTCCGCGTACTCCATCGGATGCGACCCCGACGCGGCGAGAACCGCGTTCGCGCGCATGGTGGCGGGCGGGGCGTGGCCGGACGCCGTGACATGGACCACGCTGCTCTCCGCGCACGCGAGGTGTGGGAGGCACCCGGAGGTTCTTGAACTGTTCAGGGATATGCATGACAGCGGGTGCGAAGGCAATGCTGAGGCGGTCGCTGTGGCGCTTTCGGCGTGTCCGTACGCCGGCGGCACAGCATTGGCGAAAGGGAGGTCCATACATGCCCATGGCTTTGTGAAGGGCGTCGTCCATGGCTACCTGTTCGTCACCAACTCATTGGTGTGCATGTATGGAAAGCTTGGAgagatggaggaggccgagaaggTGTTCCAGGAAGCCAGAGAGAAGAATGCAGTGACATGGAATGCTCTCATCACCAGCTATGCGGCCGCTGGGATGTGTAACAAGGCACTTGATGTGCTTGCTCGGATGGAACAACGCGGCGGCACTGTTGTGCCCAATGTCGTGAGCTGGAGTGCTGTCATCGGTGGGTTTACGTCTTCAGGGAACGTGGAGCAAGCACTGGAGCTGTTCCGGCAAATGCAACAACGGCAGCTTCCGCCAAATGCGGTGACATTAGCAACTGTTCTTTCTTCTTGTGCTGAGCTACTGGCATTGCGGTTGGGCCAGGAGGTCCATGGTCACACAATCAAAACAGTCCTGGACCGGCACTCTTTGGTGCAGAATGGGCTCATCAACATGTATGGAAAGTGTGGGAGGGTGACTGCTGCACGCAAGGTGTTCAATCAGATGAAGAACAGTGACTTGATTTCATGGAACTCGATTATTGGGAGTTATGGCATGCAtggtttgtgcgatgaagcccTTGCAATGTTCGAAGACATGGCCAGAGCTATGGTTGAGCCTGACGGTGTCACTTTCGTTGCTGTTCTCTCTGCGTGTAGCCACACAGGGCGTGTGGCAGAGGGCCGTCGTTTGTTCAATCAGATGGTAAGGGAGCACAAAATTTCCCCATCCAGGGAGCACTTCACCTGCATGGTTGACCTCCTGGGGCGTGCCGGCTTGCTGAAAGATGCGTCTGAGCTCATTGAGGCGATGCCGATGAGACCTGACCTGTGCGTGTGGGGAGCGTTGCTCAACTCTTGCAGGACGCATGGGAATGCAGGCATGGCTGAAGCCACCATTGCTAAGGTTTTGCAAGCTGAAACAGAGACCACGGGGAATCACATGCTGATCACCAACTTGTACGCCACTTGCGGGATGTGGGACGactcaaagagggtgagggtgATGACGAAGGAGGCAGGCTTGAGGAAGAATCCAGGGCAGAGCTGGATTGAAGTGAAGAACAAGGTGTTTGCCTTCACAGCCGGGAACACACCTCTGCCTGAAGCTGCGGAGATCTTCAGGGTGCTCGACGATCTATATGGAGAAATGGAAGACGAGAAACATCGGGTGTGTGATGCCATTGCAACCATCGTATAG
- the LOC120705697 gene encoding phosphopantothenoylcysteine decarboxylase-like — translation MAAQEPASTEGARPRVLLAASGSVAAIKFEVLCRSVAEWADVRAVATASALHFIDGASFPIGVPLYTDDDEWSRWRRVGDEVLHIELRRWADALVIAPLSANTLAKIAGGLCDNLLTCVVRAWDYGKPVYVAPAMNTFMWDNPFTARHLGVVRELGISLIPPVTKRLACGDYGNGAMAEPSEICRTLLLFFGPQHL, via the exons ATGGCCGCGCAAGAGCCGGCGTCGACGGAGGGCGCGCGGCCCCGCGTCCTCCTGGCGGCCTCCGGCAGCGTGGCCGCCATCAAGTTCGAGGTCCTCTGCCGCAGCGTCGCCGAGTGGGCCGACGTCCGCGCGGTGGCGACCGCGTCCGCCCTCCACTTCATCGACggggcctccttccccatcGGCGTCCCGCTCTACACCGACGACGACGAGTGGTCCCGCTGGAGGCGCGTCGGCGACGAGGTCCTGCACATCGAGCTCCGCAGGTGGGCCGACGCCCTGGTCATCGCGCCGCTCTCGGCCAACACCCTCGCCAAG ATCGCCGGCGGGCTGTGCGACAACCTCCTCACGTGCGTGGTGCGCGCGTGGGATTACGGCAAGCCCGTCTACGTCGCGCCGGCCATGAACACCTTCATGTGGGACAACCCCTTCACGGCGCGCCACCTCGGCGTCGTGCGCGAGCTCGGTATCTCCCTCATCCCGCCGGTGACCAAGCGGCTGGCCTGCGGGGACTACGGCAACGGCGCAATGGCGGAGCCGTCGGAGATCTGCAGAACCCTGCTGCTCTTCTTCGGACCACAACATCTTTAG